A DNA window from Streptomyces canus contains the following coding sequences:
- a CDS encoding ricin-type beta-trefoil lectin domain protein codes for MPFLLSAHRRRRRSAVLAPVAVAVTLALLPTQAFAAPPDPTTAEAPREDVDLVKLADDEAVAGTTRDPGLDSIRTDQPTEQTEAPPGTTTPAPSGTAAVSFGTTGQQAALRTGGSATAAQTDYVPAGTLPVKLGQVPDAPAPSGTWQVGVFDRAAPEAQGVDGTLVKVTAPATGSVPVSVQLSYQTYENLYGADWASRLQFVQFPECYLTTPDAEECRQYTELDTVNDPDTKTVTATVDTAADGTVSQAVTSGSGSSGSGVVQASYAQPAAASGDSAVVGAVDSGSGPAGTFKATPLTTDGKWASGDSSGAFTWSYPLQVPPAPAGPRPEISFDYNSQTVDGRTATSSPQSSWIGEGWNYDPGHIERRYRTCKDDREDTAAGTPNNKDKKYKTSDLCWVSYNAVLSLGGKTAQLVRVGETNSYRLEKDDGTRVELKTGGDNGDNNGEYWIVTTADGTQYYYGLNKVGGGHADTDSVFTVPVFGNHPGEPCHKDAFADSRCTASDGTKQQQAWSWGLDKVVDVHGNTMIATWHKSTNYYAVNKKFKTPEKYVRGGYPDTIEYGMRPDNLTSPAAKIVFDAEQRCLETDGSCAADKFDDTKNPASYRPWWDSPGNLNCKSDSKLCPAFPSFWIRMRLGSVTTYAARPGVSGLGRVDSYTLHHSFPRAWYNTSPGLWLDSVTRTGYAPGDTTGTVLTESGVSFGRYVVSKDDPLGGYLKDQQLPNLVPRYKGDPRPGFTRPRIGTVSTENGGDVEVVYRGGCRSEPSVDPADNHGTCYPVRWSPDAEQAKPPLAWFNKYVVDSVTEIDKISGVSDRVTTKYAYSDAAWSQDDDELTKPSLRTYSVWRGYQKVSTYRGAKNGGTTVGVPQTQSYGVTRYFRGTGGAVKDSTGTVTLAAADAPQYAGMTAETLTYDGTGGRLLKRTLNYPWSHQTASRTRDGGLDPLLAHQVDVRRTDAIQTVDSSWQAVRTETEFETDHGLPWQVQTAVVRPDGSGEKLSDYTCARTDYVTNEDANLIGLPKQVRLTATSCDGWTNAAPATQLMNATRTSYDNGAWGAIPTKGLPTSIATPDGTGVGYSVVTGRSYDPLGRLRKITDPLKGVTETQYTPADIGGPVTAITTINPKGHTSITTYDPGRGLALAVTDTNGHVSRSAYDALGRLIKGWSASRSSGDQSPDVIIGYQMAAVTSSATKPSAVTVQTIKDDGSYSRQVTLYDGLGRQFQVQSEAHGPGRVIVDTRYDDHGLVRDKTGDYLVKGEPEAAQFKPKSLSLVPSMTRTSYDGLERPVKTTALHSGTPVYSDSTSYGDDWTLAKPAGGATPATKTITDALGRVARVQHFTNKDLSDWRSTWYGYDARGNRTSVKDHQGNLWTYTYDARGRLSNSTDPDLGTSSFEYDDLDRQTKASDANQKTTYTAYDAIGRVTYVREGSPTAAPVKEFTYDLPGAAGKPASSLRHEATGDYVDSVTGYDSEYRPIGREIVVPAQADTAGLAGTYTYAYTYTPTGKPLSVTLPAVGGLAKEKVVTRYDSDGLPQSTSGLTWYTSDVTYSPYGEPLRTVSGAQPYRVWTTNFVDEHTGRVQRTVWDRETDSSHRISDSYYSYDRAGNVTSSARKQTTGSTSTWDTQCFSYDYLGEMVHAWTSTVAVGTAGTGCKSANGTAWGYREDGQSSAGPIAEAPDSATDAATPDSDMAASLNAAAPASGTVSTDITAYWQSFTFDAIGNRASLTEHNPADTTKDVKSVYGYGTQGTGGTLAQPHTLAKVTPATGTASSYTYTSVGNAETRTLPGGTQNLVWSAEDKVTEVKGFGDGAGAVVGLSGKCLDDANGSTADGTPVQLYRCNNSRAQQWRTTGDTLRIFGKCASASGTANGTKILLATCDGSSAQKFTARTSDKSLYHPASGKCVDVPSSNDADSTGLQLYDCNGTTAQQWTPADRTTYVYNAAGNRLLEHTAAGSVLYLGETEVSVDIKGNIVAASRGYAHSGAPTVVRSTKYGSTTGHRLSILLTDQLGTSTTSVDQTSGQTVSRRFVKPFGETRGSQPSSWPDRRSYLRTGIDDTATGLTHLGAREYDQSTGRFLSADPVIDPSDPLQINGYAYADNNPVTKSDPDGLQVAECWEGTAVCRGGVPIAARPPTEIDPDRALTEGTVRDRRVIYDERGVPHTLGARTNNVSEQVAFDYMNDDLRNGGKYYDGSKNGSGTRYLWQDDKALPRRGLMHGPNGDHVAAGTTADFIRVTWKNGKIVAVDTWDANESNPRGEFNAGNVADTVSNKMNLTAKGQTQNVVYVAKGQAEAEAIRDRFVGNKHVRVIWPDGAFDTQRVQPLVRNVNGGTIRITPGEVTGRAPSVPDAPSEPRSGGGSRAGRLMGGLGVVGDLYMIWDATRSWQRGCDGWLVSCDPPPTA; via the coding sequence GTGCCCTTCTTGCTGTCCGCGCACCGTCGCAGACGCCGCTCCGCCGTGCTCGCGCCGGTGGCCGTGGCCGTGACGCTCGCCCTGCTGCCCACTCAGGCGTTCGCCGCGCCGCCGGATCCCACCACCGCCGAGGCCCCGCGCGAAGACGTCGACCTGGTGAAGCTCGCCGACGACGAGGCGGTCGCCGGCACCACCCGGGACCCAGGCCTCGACAGCATCCGCACGGACCAGCCCACGGAGCAGACCGAGGCGCCGCCCGGCACCACCACCCCGGCCCCGTCCGGCACCGCCGCGGTCAGCTTCGGCACCACCGGTCAGCAGGCCGCCCTGCGTACCGGTGGCTCCGCCACCGCGGCGCAGACCGACTACGTGCCCGCCGGCACCCTCCCGGTCAAGTTGGGCCAGGTCCCCGACGCCCCCGCCCCCAGCGGCACCTGGCAGGTCGGGGTCTTCGACCGCGCCGCTCCCGAGGCCCAGGGCGTGGACGGCACTCTCGTCAAGGTGACCGCGCCGGCCACGGGTTCGGTACCGGTCTCGGTCCAGCTGAGCTACCAGACGTACGAGAACCTCTACGGCGCCGACTGGGCCTCCCGGCTGCAGTTCGTCCAGTTCCCCGAGTGCTACCTGACCACACCGGACGCCGAGGAGTGCCGGCAGTACACCGAGCTGGACACGGTCAACGACCCGGATACCAAGACCGTGACGGCCACCGTCGACACCGCGGCCGATGGGACGGTCAGCCAGGCCGTCACGAGCGGTTCCGGCTCCTCGGGCTCCGGCGTCGTGCAGGCGTCCTACGCGCAGCCGGCCGCCGCGAGCGGTGACAGCGCCGTCGTCGGGGCCGTCGACTCCGGGTCCGGACCGGCCGGCACCTTCAAGGCCACGCCGCTGACGACCGACGGCAAGTGGGCCTCGGGCGACTCCTCCGGCGCCTTCACCTGGTCCTACCCGCTCCAGGTGCCGCCGGCGCCCGCCGGCCCTCGGCCGGAGATCTCCTTCGACTACAACTCGCAGACGGTGGACGGCAGAACGGCCACCTCCTCGCCCCAGTCGTCGTGGATCGGCGAGGGGTGGAACTACGACCCCGGGCACATCGAGCGCCGCTACCGGACCTGCAAGGACGACCGCGAGGACACCGCCGCGGGCACGCCCAACAACAAGGACAAGAAGTACAAGACGTCCGACCTGTGCTGGGTGTCGTACAACGCCGTGCTGTCGCTCGGGGGCAAGACCGCCCAGCTGGTGCGGGTCGGTGAGACCAACAGCTACCGACTGGAGAAGGACGACGGCACCAGGGTCGAGCTGAAGACCGGCGGCGACAACGGCGACAACAACGGCGAGTACTGGATCGTCACCACTGCCGACGGCACGCAGTACTACTACGGCCTGAACAAGGTGGGCGGCGGCCACGCCGACACCGACTCCGTCTTCACCGTCCCCGTCTTCGGCAACCACCCGGGCGAGCCCTGCCACAAGGACGCCTTCGCCGACTCCCGCTGCACCGCGAGCGACGGCACCAAGCAGCAGCAGGCTTGGAGCTGGGGCCTGGACAAGGTCGTCGACGTGCACGGCAACACCATGATCGCCACCTGGCACAAGTCGACCAACTACTACGCCGTCAACAAGAAGTTCAAGACGCCCGAGAAGTACGTCCGCGGGGGCTACCCGGACACCATCGAGTACGGGATGCGCCCCGACAACCTCACCAGCCCCGCCGCGAAGATCGTCTTCGACGCCGAACAGCGCTGCCTGGAGACGGACGGCTCCTGCGCTGCCGACAAGTTCGACGACACCAAGAACCCCGCCTCCTACCGCCCCTGGTGGGACAGTCCCGGCAACCTCAACTGCAAGTCCGACTCCAAGCTGTGCCCTGCCTTCCCGTCGTTCTGGATCCGGATGCGGCTGGGCAGTGTGACCACCTACGCCGCCCGCCCCGGGGTCAGCGGTCTCGGGCGCGTCGACTCCTACACGCTCCACCACTCCTTCCCGCGCGCCTGGTACAACACCTCGCCCGGTCTGTGGCTGGACTCCGTCACCCGTACCGGCTACGCGCCCGGCGACACCACCGGCACCGTGCTGACCGAGTCCGGCGTCAGCTTCGGGCGGTACGTCGTCAGCAAGGACGACCCGCTCGGCGGCTACCTCAAGGACCAGCAGCTGCCCAACCTGGTCCCCCGCTACAAGGGTGACCCGCGGCCCGGCTTCACCCGGCCCCGCATCGGCACGGTGTCCACCGAGAACGGCGGCGACGTCGAGGTCGTCTACCGCGGCGGCTGCCGCAGCGAGCCGTCCGTCGACCCCGCCGACAACCACGGCACCTGCTACCCCGTGCGCTGGTCACCGGACGCGGAACAGGCCAAACCCCCGCTCGCCTGGTTCAACAAGTACGTCGTCGACTCGGTCACCGAGATCGACAAGATCTCCGGCGTCTCGGACCGCGTCACCACCAAGTACGCCTACAGCGACGCGGCCTGGAGCCAGGACGACGACGAGCTCACCAAGCCGAGTCTGCGCACCTACAGCGTCTGGCGTGGCTATCAGAAGGTGTCCACGTACCGCGGCGCGAAGAACGGCGGCACCACCGTGGGCGTCCCGCAGACCCAGTCGTACGGTGTCACCCGCTACTTCCGCGGCACCGGCGGCGCGGTGAAGGACTCCACCGGCACCGTCACCCTCGCCGCCGCCGACGCGCCGCAGTATGCCGGCATGACCGCCGAGACCCTCACCTACGACGGCACCGGCGGCCGGCTCCTCAAGCGCACCCTCAACTATCCCTGGTCGCACCAGACGGCCTCCCGCACCCGGGACGGCGGACTCGACCCGCTCCTCGCCCACCAGGTCGACGTCCGGCGCACGGACGCGATCCAGACGGTCGACTCCAGCTGGCAGGCGGTGCGCACCGAGACCGAGTTCGAGACCGACCACGGGCTGCCGTGGCAGGTGCAGACCGCCGTCGTCAGGCCCGACGGCAGCGGCGAGAAACTCAGCGACTACACCTGCGCTCGCACCGACTACGTCACCAACGAGGACGCCAACCTCATCGGCCTGCCCAAGCAGGTCCGTTTGACGGCGACCTCCTGCGACGGCTGGACGAACGCCGCCCCGGCGACCCAGCTGATGAACGCCACCCGCACGAGTTACGACAACGGCGCCTGGGGCGCGATTCCCACCAAGGGTCTGCCCACCAGCATCGCCACCCCGGACGGCACGGGCGTGGGCTACTCGGTGGTGACCGGCCGCAGCTACGACCCGCTCGGCAGGCTGCGCAAGATCACCGACCCGCTCAAGGGCGTCACGGAGACCCAGTACACGCCCGCCGACATCGGCGGACCGGTCACCGCGATCACGACGATCAACCCCAAGGGGCACACCAGCATCACCACCTACGACCCGGGCCGGGGCCTGGCCCTGGCGGTCACCGACACCAACGGGCACGTCTCCCGCAGTGCGTACGACGCGCTGGGCCGTCTGATCAAGGGCTGGTCGGCGTCCCGCTCTTCGGGCGACCAGTCCCCGGACGTGATCATCGGCTACCAGATGGCGGCCGTCACCTCCAGCGCGACCAAGCCCAGCGCGGTCACCGTGCAGACCATCAAGGACGACGGCTCCTACAGCAGGCAGGTCACGCTCTACGACGGCCTGGGTCGCCAGTTCCAGGTCCAGAGCGAGGCGCACGGCCCCGGCCGCGTCATCGTCGACACCCGCTACGACGACCACGGTCTGGTCCGCGACAAGACCGGCGACTACCTGGTCAAGGGCGAGCCGGAAGCCGCCCAGTTCAAGCCCAAGAGCCTCAGCCTGGTGCCGAGCATGACCCGGACCTCGTACGACGGTCTGGAGCGCCCGGTGAAGACGACCGCGCTGCACAGCGGCACCCCCGTCTACTCCGACTCCACCAGCTACGGCGACGACTGGACGCTCGCCAAGCCCGCCGGGGGCGCCACCCCCGCCACGAAGACGATCACCGACGCCCTCGGCCGGGTCGCCCGCGTGCAGCACTTCACCAACAAGGACCTCAGCGACTGGCGCAGCACCTGGTACGGCTACGACGCCCGGGGCAACCGCACCTCCGTCAAGGACCACCAGGGCAACCTCTGGACCTACACCTACGACGCCCGCGGCCGGCTCAGCAACTCCACCGACCCCGACCTCGGCACCTCGTCCTTCGAGTACGACGACCTCGACCGGCAGACCAAGGCGTCCGACGCGAACCAGAAGACGACCTACACCGCCTACGACGCCATCGGCCGTGTCACCTACGTACGCGAGGGATCGCCCACCGCGGCGCCGGTCAAGGAGTTCACCTACGACCTGCCTGGAGCGGCCGGCAAACCCGCCTCCTCCCTCCGGCACGAGGCCACCGGCGACTACGTCGACTCGGTCACCGGCTACGACAGCGAGTACCGGCCGATCGGACGCGAGATCGTCGTGCCCGCACAGGCCGACACCGCCGGTCTGGCGGGCACCTACACCTACGCGTACACCTACACGCCCACCGGCAAGCCGCTCAGCGTCACCCTGCCGGCGGTCGGCGGCCTCGCCAAGGAAAAGGTCGTCACCCGCTACGACAGCGACGGCCTGCCCCAGTCCACCTCGGGCCTGACCTGGTACACCTCCGACGTCACCTACTCGCCCTACGGCGAACCGCTGCGCACGGTCAGCGGCGCGCAGCCCTACCGCGTGTGGACGACGAACTTCGTCGACGAGCACACCGGCCGCGTCCAGCGCACCGTGTGGGACCGGGAGACCGACAGCTCCCACCGGATCTCGGACTCCTACTACTCCTACGACCGGGCGGGCAACGTCACCTCCAGCGCCCGTAAGCAGACCACCGGGTCGACGAGCACCTGGGACACCCAGTGCTTCTCCTACGACTACCTGGGCGAGATGGTCCACGCCTGGACCTCCACGGTCGCCGTCGGCACGGCCGGCACCGGCTGCAAGTCCGCCAACGGCACCGCCTGGGGCTACCGGGAGGACGGCCAGTCCTCGGCAGGACCCATCGCCGAGGCACCGGACTCCGCCACGGACGCCGCCACGCCCGACAGCGACATGGCGGCCTCGCTGAACGCCGCCGCGCCTGCCTCCGGCACGGTGTCCACCGACATCACCGCCTACTGGCAGTCCTTCACCTTCGACGCGATCGGCAACCGGGCGAGCCTCACCGAGCACAACCCCGCCGACACGACGAAGGACGTCAAGAGCGTCTACGGCTACGGCACCCAGGGCACCGGCGGCACGCTCGCGCAGCCGCACACCCTGGCAAAGGTCACACCGGCCACGGGCACCGCGTCGAGCTACACCTACACATCGGTCGGCAACGCCGAGACCAGGACGCTGCCCGGCGGCACGCAGAACCTGGTCTGGAGCGCGGAGGACAAGGTCACCGAGGTCAAGGGCTTCGGCGACGGCGCCGGAGCAGTTGTCGGACTGTCCGGCAAGTGCCTCGACGACGCCAACGGTTCAACGGCCGACGGCACTCCTGTCCAGCTCTACCGATGCAACAACTCCCGTGCCCAGCAGTGGCGGACGACCGGTGACACCCTGCGGATCTTCGGCAAGTGCGCGAGCGCCTCCGGCACCGCGAACGGCACCAAGATCCTTCTGGCCACCTGTGACGGAAGCAGCGCGCAGAAGTTCACCGCCCGGACCTCCGACAAGAGCCTCTACCACCCGGCGTCCGGCAAGTGCGTCGACGTGCCGAGCTCCAACGACGCGGACAGCACCGGTCTGCAGCTCTACGACTGCAACGGCACCACCGCCCAGCAGTGGACGCCGGCCGACCGCACGACGTACGTGTACAACGCCGCGGGCAACCGTCTGCTGGAGCACACCGCCGCGGGCAGCGTGCTCTACCTCGGCGAGACCGAGGTGAGCGTGGACATCAAGGGCAACATCGTGGCAGCGTCGCGCGGTTACGCCCACTCCGGAGCGCCCACAGTGGTCCGCTCCACCAAGTACGGCAGCACGACCGGCCACCGGCTGAGCATCCTGCTCACCGACCAGCTCGGCACCTCCACCACCTCGGTCGACCAGACGAGCGGGCAGACCGTGAGCCGCCGCTTCGTCAAGCCCTTCGGCGAGACACGTGGCTCCCAGCCCTCCAGCTGGCCGGACCGGCGCTCCTACCTGCGCACCGGCATCGACGACACGGCCACGGGCCTGACCCACCTCGGCGCCCGCGAGTACGACCAGTCGACCGGCCGCTTCCTGTCCGCCGACCCGGTCATCGACCCGTCCGACCCGCTGCAGATCAACGGCTACGCCTACGCCGACAACAACCCGGTCACCAAGAGCGACCCGGACGGCCTGCAGGTCGCCGAGTGCTGGGAGGGCACGGCGGTATGCCGCGGGGGAGTGCCCATCGCGGCGCGGCCCCCGACGGAGATCGACCCGGATCGCGCGCTCACCGAAGGCACGGTCAGAGATCGCCGGGTCATCTACGACGAGCGCGGCGTCCCGCATACACTGGGCGCGCGGACGAACAACGTTTCGGAGCAGGTCGCGTTCGACTACATGAACGATGACCTGCGCAACGGCGGCAAATACTACGACGGTTCCAAGAACGGCAGCGGCACCCGGTACCTGTGGCAGGACGACAAGGCACTGCCCAGGAGGGGATTGATGCACGGTCCCAACGGCGACCATGTCGCGGCCGGCACCACGGCGGACTTCATCAGGGTCACCTGGAAGAACGGCAAGATCGTGGCCGTCGACACCTGGGACGCCAACGAGAGCAATCCCAGGGGGGAGTTCAACGCGGGCAACGTCGCTGACACGGTTTCCAACAAAATGAACCTCACTGCCAAGGGCCAGACCCAGAATGTCGTCTACGTCGCGAAGGGCCAAGCTGAGGCAGAGGCGATCCGAGACAGATTCGTCGGCAACAAGCATGTTCGCGTGATCTGGCCGGATGGGGCCTTCGACACGCAACGCGTGCAGCCGCTGGTCCGCAATGTCAACGGTGGGACCATCCGAATCACCCCCGGCGAGGTCACTGGGAGGGCTCCCAGCGTGCCCGATGCACCGTCCGAACCCAGGTCGGGCGGGGGAAGCAGAGCGGGTAGGCTCATGGGCGGTCTTGGCGTCGTCGGTGATCTGTACATGATCTGGGACGCGACACGCTCATGGCAGCGGGGCTGCGACGGGTGGCTCGTCTCCTGCGATCCGCCGCCGACGGCATGA
- a CDS encoding SigE family RNA polymerase sigma factor gives MNADEERQFREFVAARSRSLLHTAYLLTGDWEQGRDLLQTALAATARRWSKLRDREQPEIYVRRALYHAQVDRFRLLSWGRETVTDTLPDQPSAQAVDWADTVVQRQDIMAALRRLPKSQRAVVVLRYFEDRPDAEIAAILGVAQGTVRSQTHKALASLRTALAEEGQSAASSTASGRGVVA, from the coding sequence TTGAACGCCGACGAGGAACGCCAGTTCCGCGAGTTCGTGGCGGCACGGTCGAGATCGCTGCTGCACACGGCCTACCTGCTCACCGGGGACTGGGAGCAGGGCCGGGACCTGCTCCAGACCGCGCTTGCCGCCACCGCACGGCGCTGGTCGAAGCTGCGCGACCGGGAGCAGCCGGAGATCTATGTGCGCCGGGCGCTTTACCACGCCCAGGTGGACCGCTTCCGACTGCTCAGCTGGGGACGGGAGACGGTCACCGACACCCTGCCGGACCAGCCGTCCGCGCAGGCCGTCGACTGGGCCGACACCGTGGTCCAGCGGCAGGACATCATGGCCGCGCTGCGGCGGCTGCCCAAGAGCCAGCGTGCGGTGGTCGTGCTGCGCTACTTCGAGGACCGGCCGGACGCGGAGATCGCCGCGATTCTGGGTGTCGCCCAGGGGACGGTCCGCAGCCAGACCCACAAGGCCCTCGCTTCTCTCCGTACCGCCTTGGCCGAGGAGGGGCAGTCGGCCGCCTCCTCCACCGCCTCCGGAAGGGGCGTCGTCGCATGA
- a CDS encoding DNRLRE domain-containing protein has translation MTSKWRRPRARRAAVAAVVALATACGLTYAGLTGTDGDRHHGTGHPSPVTAPVTEAEAGSRAARSGRPVEVTALRTAYETTWARPDGLLQRRVHATPVRAELHGRWQPIDTSLVRTGHGWSPRATNVGLTFSAGSRSASAHADRGAGVRRVSLVAATADTGTALVTLTTGGHTLQLTWPGTIPPPVIDGSRALYPEIIPGADLMLTADDGGFAQLLVVKNRQAAADPRVAQLTYGLTSPDLTFSLDPTTGIVSGRDADGEEAAISPTPLMWDSSGTPALTDGQAGTTASPTATESLSGDASAAPDDSESATTSPEPSDSVNDSDNGDVDDEVLPDATDEAPDPSAAESESAAPSVPAEPSPEPTHTGAAATLDLPSLAGPQPDSRGTVVTADLNGSTWSLTPDQDFLTDADTVYPVFIDPSVSKHTNDWTTAYSRHPNANFYNGRNFNKGTHEARVGFESDTWGTSRSFFSIDWNPDLKGATVISAKLHALETYSWSCSARTMNVYLTGAISNKTTWRSAPKMTAGNKLASKSFAHGYRSSGCPDDYEAFDVKTAAQKAIVHGWSTLTIGFRAGDEDSAYAWKKFQADGGNDPYVELVYNRPPAAPSHLDLDPDLSCDTTSPYVNVGADSITFWANSSDKDANLASLRFELWPTGGSGNLLGSKAKVTVASQTDSARVHTDPFSTSGLKNGVKYSWRVKAVDKRGTASGYSPSKTPCRFVFDSSRPTPPVVTSTTFPDADARDDGFGNADEDSTWSTVKFGTVGAFSFKASQTDVVKYEYGYNSASYTGSVSRTNGAATSTLTAYSGAKPPLAGPNVLYVRAVDDAGNVSDPRKYFFYVTPRDTADAPGDFTGDGFPDLMVVDGNGNLRMYPDRGTVDGSKGTGALGYSMSGAYQENSDKDPNGDDLPLYSRPSSGYWKNTLITHLGDVYGGDGLQDLIAVRAGRLWVYPGDGYGAVDIGKRHEILLPAGAPDPSTITQIISAGDATGDGKPDFFLTVGDALWALIGYNGATVDEARRLSASAWTDRDLVTAQDISGDGVTDFVYRSDASGRLLLRKGVKNTATGGVDIGSLGSAAASSGGTDTEYGASGWSSSSIRLLFGTPDANGDGIPDIWTLRVDGTVRFYPGSRTVLSGSGTEIIGNGDGIGWKSKLTVG, from the coding sequence ATGACCAGCAAGTGGCGGCGCCCGCGTGCCCGCCGGGCCGCGGTGGCGGCCGTCGTGGCCCTGGCCACGGCCTGCGGCCTTACGTACGCCGGACTGACCGGCACCGACGGGGACCGGCACCACGGCACCGGCCATCCGTCCCCCGTGACCGCACCGGTCACCGAGGCCGAGGCCGGGTCGCGTGCGGCGAGGTCCGGCAGACCGGTCGAGGTGACGGCGCTGCGCACGGCGTACGAGACGACCTGGGCCCGGCCCGACGGGCTGTTGCAGCGGCGCGTGCACGCCACGCCGGTCCGTGCCGAGCTCCACGGTCGCTGGCAGCCGATCGACACCTCGCTGGTCCGCACGGGACATGGCTGGTCGCCGCGCGCCACCAATGTCGGTCTCACCTTCTCGGCGGGCTCCCGCTCCGCCTCTGCGCATGCCGACCGGGGGGCTGGGGTGCGGAGGGTCTCACTGGTCGCCGCGACCGCCGACACCGGTACCGCCCTGGTGACGCTCACCACCGGCGGGCACACCCTCCAGCTGACCTGGCCGGGCACCATCCCGCCGCCGGTGATCGACGGCTCGCGCGCGCTGTACCCGGAGATCATCCCCGGCGCCGATCTGATGCTGACGGCGGACGACGGGGGCTTCGCCCAGCTACTGGTGGTCAAGAACCGACAGGCGGCGGCCGATCCGCGGGTGGCGCAGCTGACCTACGGGCTGACCTCCCCCGACCTGACCTTCTCCCTGGACCCCACCACCGGCATCGTCAGCGGCCGGGACGCCGACGGCGAGGAGGCGGCGATCTCGCCGACGCCGCTGATGTGGGACAGCTCCGGAACTCCTGCCCTGACCGACGGTCAGGCGGGCACGACCGCGTCGCCGACCGCCACCGAGAGCCTGTCCGGCGACGCCAGTGCCGCTCCTGACGACTCGGAGTCGGCTACCACCTCCCCCGAACCCAGCGACTCCGTGAACGACAGCGACAACGGCGACGTCGACGACGAGGTGCTGCCCGACGCGACCGACGAGGCTCCCGACCCCTCGGCCGCGGAGAGCGAGAGCGCCGCACCGTCCGTTCCCGCCGAGCCCTCGCCCGAGCCGACTCACACGGGAGCGGCCGCCACCCTGGACCTGCCCTCGCTGGCCGGACCGCAGCCCGACTCCCGCGGCACCGTGGTGACGGCCGACCTCAACGGTTCCACCTGGTCCCTGACGCCGGACCAGGACTTCCTGACAGACGCCGACACCGTCTACCCGGTCTTCATCGACCCGTCGGTCAGCAAGCACACCAACGACTGGACCACCGCCTACAGCCGCCACCCCAACGCGAACTTCTACAACGGGCGCAACTTCAACAAGGGCACACACGAGGCGCGTGTCGGCTTCGAGTCGGACACCTGGGGGACCTCGCGGTCGTTCTTCAGCATCGACTGGAACCCGGACCTCAAGGGCGCCACCGTCATCAGCGCCAAGCTGCACGCGCTGGAGACCTACTCATGGTCGTGCAGCGCCCGCACCATGAACGTGTATCTGACCGGGGCGATCAGCAACAAGACGACCTGGCGCAGCGCCCCGAAGATGACGGCGGGCAACAAGCTCGCGAGCAAGAGCTTCGCGCACGGTTACCGTTCCTCGGGCTGCCCCGACGACTACGAGGCGTTCGACGTCAAGACGGCCGCGCAGAAGGCGATCGTGCACGGCTGGTCCACTCTCACCATCGGCTTCCGGGCCGGTGACGAGGACTCGGCGTACGCGTGGAAGAAGTTCCAGGCGGACGGCGGCAACGACCCGTACGTCGAACTTGTCTACAACCGGCCGCCGGCCGCCCCCTCGCACCTGGACCTCGACCCGGACCTGTCCTGCGACACCACCTCGCCCTACGTCAACGTCGGCGCGGACTCGATCACCTTCTGGGCGAACAGCAGCGACAAGGACGCCAACCTGGCCTCACTGCGCTTCGAGCTGTGGCCGACCGGCGGCAGCGGCAACCTGCTCGGCAGCAAGGCGAAGGTCACGGTCGCCAGTCAGACCGACTCGGCCCGCGTGCACACCGACCCGTTCTCCACCAGCGGTCTGAAGAACGGCGTCAAGTACTCCTGGCGGGTCAAGGCGGTGGACAAGCGCGGGACGGCCTCGGGCTACTCGCCGTCGAAAACGCCGTGCCGGTTCGTCTTCGACAGTTCCCGGCCCACCCCGCCCGTGGTCACCTCCACGACCTTCCCCGACGCCGACGCGAGGGACGACGGCTTCGGCAACGCCGACGAGGACTCCACCTGGTCCACCGTCAAGTTCGGCACGGTCGGGGCGTTCAGCTTCAAGGCCTCGCAGACCGACGTGGTCAAGTACGAGTACGGCTACAACTCCGCCTCGTACACCGGTTCCGTGTCACGGACGAACGGCGCCGCCACCTCCACCCTGACCGCCTACTCCGGCGCGAAGCCGCCGCTCGCCGGGCCGAACGTCCTCTACGTACGGGCCGTGGACGACGCCGGGAACGTGTCGGACCCGCGGAAGTACTTCTTCTACGTCACCCCGCGCGACACGGCCGACGCCCCGGGAGACTTCACCGGCGACGGTTTCCCCGACCTCATGGTCGTGGACGGCAACGGCAATCTGCGCATGTACCCGGACAGGGGCACTGTCGACGGGTCCAAGGGCACCGGCGCGCTCGGCTACTCCATGTCCGGCGCCTACCAGGAGAACAGCGACAAGGACCCGAACGGCGACGACCTGCCCCTCTACTCCCGTCCGTCCTCCGGCTACTGGAAGAACACCCTCATCACCCACCTCGGCGACGTCTACGGCGGTGACGGCCTGCAGGACCTCATCGCTGTGCGCGCGGGCAGGCTGTGGGTGTACCCGGGGGACGGCTACGGCGCGGTCGACATCGGCAAGCGCCACGAGATCCTGCTGCCGGCCGGTGCACCGGATCCCTCCACGATCACCCAGATCATCTCAGCCGGCGATGCCACGGGCGACGGCAAGCCCGACTTCTTCCTGACGGTGGGCGACGCGTTGTGGGCGCTGATCGGCTACAACGGCGCCACCGTGGACGAGGCCCGGCGTCTGTCCGCGTCGGCCTGGACCGACCGTGACCTCGTCACCGCCCAGGACATCTCCGGCGACGGCGTCACCGACTTCGTCTACCGCTCGGATGCCAGCGGACGGCTGCTGCTGCGCAAGGGGGTCAAGAACACCGCGACCGGCGGGGTCGACATCGGTTCTCTCGGCTCCGCGGCCGCCTCCTCCGGAGGCACGGACACCGAGTACGGTGCCTCCGGCTGGAGCAGTTCCAGCATCAGGCTGCTCTTCGGCACTCCGGACGCCAACGGGGACGGCATCCCCGACATCTGGACGCTCAGGGTCGATGGCACCGTGCGCTTCTACCCAGGCAGCCGCACGGTCCTCAGCGGCTCCGGTACGGAGATCATCGGCAACGGCGACGGCATCGGCTGGAAGAGCAAGCTGACGGTCGGCTGA